The stretch of DNA ATCGATCTTGCCTAACTTTCTGCTGACTACTCCCTGCTCGAAGAGCACATCGGCCCTCAGGGCAGCCAGCTTGTTAATGACTGTCATTTTGTAGGTTTTGCGCAGCAGCTTGACTGCGCTTTCAGTATCACCCATCATCCTCATTATCTTGCAGTCGACAAGATTGAGTTCTGTTTCCAGAGCTGCGGAATTGAGCCCCGGAAGGATTCTACGGGCAGTATCTATGACCGATTTGGCCATTCCGATTTCTTTCTGCTCCATGTAGCACTTCGCTATATTCTGGTAGCAGATCTCCACCAGATTGAGATCTTGTTCGCTCAGAGCGATTGCCAGAGATTCGTTCAGGCTCTCGATGGAGGCGTCATGTTCACCGAGGTCATTCTGAGTAAGACCGATATTGAGTAAGACGTACCCCTGCCGCATCACGTTATTCGACGCGCGGAAATCAGCCAGACAGAGTTTGAACGCCTTGATCGCTTCTCTGAGATCACCTGTAGCCGATTTAATAGCCGCCAGCGTGTTCAGAATTGTAGCTCTCAACTCATGGTCATTCAATGTGGAAGTGAACTCGAGCGCCTTCTCACAGAGCTGCTCTGCGTCGCCGTAATTTCCCTGCTGAAAATGCATGTTGGCCCGGTTCCTGGCGCATTCGGCGGCTCCCCTGTAGTTGTGGATATTCAGGAACAACCACTGAGCTTCAAGGTAGTACGACTCTGAAACTTCCCAATCTGATTGCATCATCATGGCACGACCGGTCTCTTTGAGGATTTGCGCCCGGAGATCCTGATCCAACTCGGCTTCTGCGGAATCGATAGCTGACTTCAGCAGCTCAAGAGCTACTACAGGGTTACCCTGTCTGAGCCAGCCGCGAGCCAGTAGCAGGAGCGTTCTCCTGTCCCGGATTCTCGCTCGATCTCCGCTTAAGGCCTTGCTTGTAACCAGTGTGTTTGTCATCTGATAATTTCCTCGTAAGAGAAATTGATCCTTTAAGATTGTCAGTCCGAGATCAATCCGTATGCCGAAAAATGATCGAGTTCTGCCGTTACAACCTTGTTCATAAAATCGACTTCACATACCATATCTTCCCATTCGCCTGAATCTTTATCGAGCCAGCCTATGCGAATGGTAGATTCATCTATACCAGATAGATCGGCATCGCGATAAGACATCGTCACAGAAACGGGCTTGTTGAATACGAGACCGTTGGTCCCGAAATCGTTGAAGAAAACCGATACATCCGGAATGGTGATGCTGAATAGAGTGTCAACATCGACAGCTCCCGGCGGAACGTCAAGGATCACATCGAGAAGTTCCAGCCTGCCACCCGTGCTGGCAGAGATAATTTTCTCTGCGTACAAGCTTGGTGAAGTCGGGCTGGAAAACGCCGAGTAACTCGCTGAGCGCGAAAGCACTTTCGGTTCTTCGGTGACTTTCTGAACACTCATCGGAGACTTCGAGCATCCTGAGAACACCAATGCCGCGAAAATTACTATCGCGACGGTGGCACACAGTGACTTGGTAAGCTTTGTTCCTGTCATCGCGTCTCTCCTTCTAAAGGTAAACGTCATTTCTTTCATTGCATTGTTCCTGTCGTTGTTCTTGAGCAAGCGACGTGCCATCCCCGTGGAATCTGGACATCTGATTCATTTCCAACGGCTTACAGCAAAGCACAGGGATTCTCAATCAAGGATTCTGATGGGTCGGGTTGGAACGGTCTGTACCACCTGTTTCAATAGAAAACGGGCAACTCTTTGCGAGTATGATGGATAAAGCCGTCAAGCTCCGTGTGGTGCATTTCGTGTCAGGATCGGTTCTGGCGTCTGTTTTGGTTCAATCCGGCGTCTTCAAGGATTCGCCTCAGGCGCGCGCGCGATATCCCGAGAAACTTCGCGGCTTCAGATTTATTCCATTCGCACGTGTCGAGCACATGCTTGACCACGCGTTTTTCTATTTCGCGCAGAGTGATCCCCTGAGGAGGCACATCAATTGTGATCTGCTGCCTGTCGGCCAGATTGACTCTATCGCTGCTGAAGGCTGCCCCGATGTCATTGTCGCGAATGTATTTACCTTTCGCGAGCAGAACAGCTCTCTCTATTACATTGCAGAGTTCTCTCGTGTTGCCGGGCCACTGGTGAAATCGCATTTTATCGAGCGCCGATGCCGCGATTCCGACTCTCGGTTTCTTGTAGATTGATGAGTAGTATTCGAGGAAATGCTCCACAAGATCCTGGATATCATCCGGTCGCTCGCGAAGCGGCGGAATCTCTATTGTGAGGAGGTTTAGTCTATAGTATAGATCCTCTCTGAATTTGCCGGCACTTATGGCATCTTTCAGGTGAAGATTTGTGGCGGCGATAACCCTCACGTTAATCGTTTCCTCGGCGAGAGCACCTACTCTTCGGAATTTCTTATCCTCAAGCGCCTTCAGTAATTTCGCCTGCGCTGATGCGGACAGATTCCCGACCTCGTCCAGGAAAAGAGTTCCTTCCTGGGCATATTCGAAAAGACCCTTCTTGTCTTTTCTGGCATCGGTGAACGCACCCTTTACGTGTCCAAAAAGCTCGGACTCGAATAGTTCGTCGGGGATCGCGGAGCAATTGACCTCAACGAGATTGTGGATGGACCTGAGACCGGCATTGTGCAGTATCTTCGCCACGAGACTCTTTCCCGTCCCGGTCTCTCCGAGAATCAATGCGCTGGGAAAGTCGACTTCACTGAGAACGATTAGTGTCTTTCGTATTTCTTCCATCTTGCTCGATTTGCCTATCAGCGCATCAATGCCATACTTGTTGGCCAGGATCGGCACCGTCTCATCAATATCTTTCTCTCTAGTTTCCTCAATCTGAGCCGTAAGTCGCTTAAGGCACTGGTCAGGTGTTAGGATTTCCGCCACTCCGAGTCTCGAAAATCTTATAGTCTGATCGATATCGGGCGCTGCCATTTTCCCGACAATCGTTATGTCATCATTAGATGCTGCTATCGAGAGCAGGAAGTCATCAGATGAAAAGAAGGGACTGTCTAAGTCCACGAAAACGACTGAACGAATTCCATCGCTGCTGAAAGGCAGAGGCTCATCACGCCAGATGATAGATTCGGAGAGGCCCGGAGTATCACTCTTGAGATTCTGAATCGCCTTGCTGTTTTCCAGGATATCGCCGTAGACTACGGTGCGCATCGTCATGCTCGTACCTCTATTAGCCATATATCGGACAAGTGCTCAAAAAGTTGATTCTATGGTCGTGAATACGTGCGTGGGCGAGCAAATGTCTTAGTGAAATTGTGAAACATGCAGTAGTATGCCGGTGAAACGCAGCTTGATCACTGCTCATCGCGCCGCAACCACTTAGTGTCTATATCGTACTCTGTAGCTGATGGTTCAACGACTGATTGACAATCGATGCGACATTCGATAGGTTAGACATAATCGGATAGATAAAGTCGGATAACATGAGACGTTGAGGAAAGAAGTATGAAAATGGTTGAGAAGTCGCCTATACTCTCGCTGGGTGGGATAGTGTTTGTGAGTGCCTTTATGCTGGCAACCTCACTGTATGCAAACCAATCACCTATGTGGGGGAATCTTGAGCCGGGGCAGTATGCCATCGGATTTAAGACTGTCGAAGAATACGATTATTCGAGAACATTTCGTACTAAGAGAGACTATTTCGGTCAACCGCGCGAGGGCGAACGAGCGCGGCCGATCCAGATTTGTATTTGGTATCCGGCAGTTGGCGCTGCTGATGATATGGCAATGGTCTACGGGGAATACGCATTTCCTTATCCGACTGACGACCGCTTCATGGATCTGGTGAGTAATTACCAGAATCGGGATGTGCAGGTCGTGGGTCGCATGGCGGGAAACAATCGCGGATTGCCGCTGGATCTTGCGAATGTTGAACTCGCTGCAGTCAGAGACGCCGCTCCTCAGGAGGGATTGTTCCCACTGATTGTCTACCATCCCAATCTTGAAACAAGCTATTGTGATAATGTTGTTCTGTGCGAATATCTGGCGAGCCATGGTTTCATTGCAGCAACAACTCACCCACTCGGCAGCGTCCGTCTTTCACCGCAATTGAATCAGGCCGATCTCGAGTCTTTCACCAGAGATATGGAGTTTGTAGCCGGGTATATGCGCCACTTTCCGAACATAGATCCCGACAGGCTGGGAGTTATTGGCTTTGGCTCAGGCGGTATCAGTGCGCTGCTGATGCAGATGCGCAATTCTGACGTCGATGCCGTCGTCGATCTCGGGGGTGCGCTGACATCTGCGCCGTTGTTTAAACTCGTGAAGGGTTCAGCGAGCTATAATCCCGCGAGTGCCAAAGTGCCACTGCTGGAGATGTACAGCGATATTGAACATGCACCCGACATGACACTCCTCGATTCACTCAAATATGCAGAGAAATACTTCTGTGCGCTCAACGGCCTGAATCATCACGACTTCTCGATCGGGAGTTTCGTTGCGAGCATGACACCGGATAGCACTGGCGCTGTCAGACTGGAAGGCGTCCATGGCTACGAGAAAATCTGCGATTATGTGAATCACTTTTTCAAAGCGCAATTGACGGATGATGCTGAGAGTGTCGAGTTTCTGAAGAGAACCCCCGCTGAGAACGGATTCGATGCCGCCGCTGTATCATTCAACTATCAGGAAGGGGAGAAGCCGCCTCCGACGGAGCTTGAGTTCACGGAGGCGCTGCGCGCGGGCATGATTGCAGAAGCTGTTCAGGCTTACGAGCAGATTAAGGCGTCCAATTCGGGACAGATTCCGTTTCAGGAAGCGATGCTGAACATGATGGGCTATCAGCTTCTTGGCGCGAGCCGCGTCGAGGATGCCCTCGCATTGTTCAAGATGAACGCCGAGGCGTTCCCGAATTCCGCGAACTGCTGGGACAGTTATGCTGACGGAGCGCTGGCAAGCGGAGACACTGACCTTGCTGCCAAATGCTACCGTACTGTGCTCAAGGTCCTGCCAAACGATATCGGGACAGATGAACAAACCAAGGAAGTGATTCGCAGTAACGCCGAGCAGTTCCTTCGGGGCCTTGGTGACGAGAATCAAGAATAGAAATTTAGCGAATAAGAGTGAGGACATAATGCCGGAGAAAAACTCAGATTACACCAGGCGGAATTTTCTGACCGCCGCCGCGGCTGGCCTGGCCAGCGCCGGATTAGCTGGACTTTCCCCGGGCGTAGCTCTTGCGCAGGAGGTTGAGAAAGCCGGCAAGAAAGAGCCAGGGATCATCACGAGACAACTTGGGAAAAGTGGCCCTCGAATCCCAATCGTAAGCATGGGGGCGATGAATTCTAATAACCCGGAGATCATAGAAGCTTCCTTTGAACTCGGGATACGTCATTTTGACACGGCAGCCAATTATCAGTACGGTCGAAATGAGCAGATGCTTGGCAGGACAATTGAGAAGATGGGCGTAAGAGACAAAGTGATAATCGGCACCAAGGTCCACACACCGGCTCAGAGACGCGGTCTTTCGCCGAAGGAGTCGAAGCAGAAATTTATCAAGTCGGTCGAAGCCAGTCTCAAGCGGCTCAGGACGGACTATGTTGACCTTCTCTATGTTCACGATGTGGGTGATGTTGAGACAATCAGAGATGGGGCTATTCAAGAGGCGGTGAGCATCCTGAAGGATCAGAAGAAGATCCGGTTTGCCGGGGCGGCCACTCACTCCAATATGGCAGATGTCATCAATGAGATTACTGCCGGTGGATTCTATGATGTAGTCCTGACGGCTATAAACTTCACCATGGCCGATGATGCCGCCTTGCTGAATTCCATTAAGAACGCTGCAGATAAAGGCGTTAGCATTGTCGCTATGAAGACATTGGCCGGTGGATCGCGATGGCCGAATCCGGAATCACGAAGGAACTATTCATCGACGACCATAGCGCGTGCCGCTCTCAAATGGGTGATGCGCAACGAGAGCATCTGCACATGCATCCCGGGCTATGCGAACTACGAGCACATGAACGAAAATTTCGCGATGGCCTCCGATCTCGAATACACGGATGAAGAGAAGAGCCTTTTGTCCGACAACAGCATCATTCTGGGTTTAGGATTTTGCCGTCAGTGTCGCGAATGTCTTGCAAGCTGCACGAGCGGGACGGACATACCGACTTTGATGAGAACGCATATGTACTCGGCGCAGTATTCGAATTTCCATCATGCGCGTATGACGCTGGATGAAATCCCGGCTCGTGCCGGGCTGACCAATTGCTCGTCATGCTCGGAATGCACGGCCAAATGTGCCAATACGGTCGATATCGATCGCCGGATCGATGAACTGAAGCAGATGTACGGATAGCCGCTGCGGCATTATCACGACACCTCCTCAGAGCCGTCAGGATTCCCATCCTGACGGAAATCTGTGGCGCGAATTTTAATATTGCCGTTTCAAACTGAAACCTGTATAGTTGCGGCGTGTCCAAGATTTGCTCGAAACAGATGTGATGCCAGAGATGGTCTCCGTGGGAGACGAAAGTCTGCTCACTCCTATGCACGCAAGTCGGGTTTGGTGTAAGCTGTTAATTTGGCAAAAAATAGGCCAACTTGTAGATGAGAAATTCGTATTTTTGCCGACATTTGTATTATGAGTATTGAGGCATACAGACATTTCAAGTATGAGATGGCGTTGGGCGCAGATGTACCAATGCCGGAACCGAAGATCGACTTCTATCCTCACAATCAATTCACATTGCAGCAGTATCTTCATATTCTGTGCAAAGTGCATGTCGGTTCTCTGGGCAAGTTGAACGGGAAGTGGAAGTTTGGTGAGGATGCACCCCCGAATGTACGTCTGAGTTCGCGGCCCGATATTGTTCAACTTTTCGACTTTGCCGAGAAAATGGGAATCATTGAGGCGAAGCCTTCCGAGGGAGGAGAATCGACTGATTTTCAGCCCTATCAGTTGTCCAAACAGTACTGGGATAAATTCGACAAATACGGTGAGTAGAATCCCACTGTTACTTATTTGCAGCCTGCAGCGTAAACGAAAACTTAGCTCCCTCACCAAGTCTCGATTCTGCCCAAATTCGCCCACCATGCCGTTGAACTATTCTCTCCACCAGCGCGAGCCCGATGCCCGAACCTTCGAAGTCAGATACATCATGAAGTCGCTCGAATACTTTGAACAGCTTGCCGGAATACTTCTGGTCGAAGCCTACGCCGTTGTCACAGACTGAGTAAACGATTTCACTACCGGACGCGGCGCCCTCTATTCGTATCTCGGCGACTTCGCGAGGCTTTGTGAACTTGATTGCATTCGAAAGCAAGTTGAGGAATACTTCGCGGATCAGGGTTTCGTCGCCGAAAGCATGCGGAATAGCGTCTATTTCGCAATGTATCTTCCTGTCACGATTGTTCTGGTTAAGTTGCTCGAAAGCCTCTGTTGCCAGCTTATGCATGTCTATGCGGGATCGATTGACTTCCCTTCGACCAAGGCGAGAAAACGCAAGCAACTCATCTATAAGCTTGCCCATACATTTGGCATTCCTACGTATGATATCGAGTAGCCGTTTTCCTTCACGGTCTAATTTTGGCGCATACTCCATTTCTAGTGTATGGGAAAATCCATCAATAGCCCGCAATGGCGCCCGCAGATCGTGTGAAACAGAGTACGCAAAAGAATCGAGTTCTCTATTGGAGATGGTGAGTTCGTTAGTTCGCTTCTCTACCCGTTTCTCCAGTTCGTCGTTTACTCTACTGATCTCTTTTGCCAGCTTTGTCTCGGTGATATCCGAAATGCAGAGGTTAACATGATTGCACGTATTTTCGCGATCTCTTACGGTCCTCCCCTTGACAAGCGCAACAAGGACATCTTCGTTTGATCTCTTCAACTGCAATTCGCAACTCTGAGTCGTCTCAGTTTGATGCAGCCGTGCGAAAAGCATGTAGTATTCATCCTGATCACAATCGAAGACAAATTGAGAGAATGGCCGATTTATGATCCCGGTGCGGTCAATCCCCAGCATCTCGGTAATCGTGAGATTTGCCTGAACGATTAGTCCCTTCTCGGACAGCGCAAGATATCCTACCGGTGCGAAGTCGTATAGATCTGAGAACTTGTCTCTCGATTCGACAAGCGCTATCTGGGCAGCGCGCAGTTCCTCATTCTGGATATCGAGCTCGATCTGGTGAACACTCAGCTCGTGCACAAGGGTGCGAATGTCTTCCGGACCTAAGCTTGGAGGAGAATCTGGAAGGTGATCAAGAAAAGCCTCGGCTCGGCGCCGAAGATCAGAAGCGCTATTCGAAGTGCTCTTCTTCGCCCCATGTGATTCCGGAATCAGCATCAGCTTTCCAATCTGCCCGGATCGATATTCTCGAAGATTGATGGATTTGAAAATCTATCTGCTTTGCCAGCCACTATTTGGTTTCTGGCATCCCAATCGGGCATAATTTCAGATCAAAGACTCGCCATATCTCAGGACATTTCGCTTCGTTCGGAATCTGCGATGTCTGTCACGCTGATTGTCAGGCCAATAATGGCCCCGTCAGCCACCACTGGTCCAATTCGCCCCTCGAACATTCGGGTTTGTCTATTCTTCACCTTGAACTCGAATACGTAGCTTTCAGATTCGCCGGTCTCTCCGACTCTACTCAGGATTTTCCGTACCTTGGATTTGTGCCGTGATGGAATAAAGTCATAGAGCGGATATCCTTCCATTCTATCACGCGGCAGACCAAGAAAGGGGCGATTAACAAACTGTATGAGGCCCCTTACATCCAGGAACAAAAGGTGGTCAGTCGAGAATTCGGTGAGCGTGGTCCAGCGAGCTTGTACCTCGCGCAATTGCAGCTCCAGAGTCTTAGTTTGGGTAATGTCCTGCACCGTTCCAACCATACTGATTGCTTCCCCTGTTGCGTCGAAGCTGACTTCGCCCCAGACTCGGATATACTTTGTCTCCCCGGCATCTCTCTCAATTATACGGTGAGTCAGCTCATAGTTACTTTGCTTCTTGTATTCCTCGATAGCTTCTTTCGACATGATTTCACTATCATCCGGGTGTACGAACTCAATCTGGCGCTCAAGCGTGGGCTGGAAGGTGGCTTTGTCTACACCGAAAATATC from Candidatus Zixiibacteriota bacterium encodes:
- a CDS encoding tetratricopeptide repeat protein, whose amino-acid sequence is MTNTLVTSKALSGDRARIRDRRTLLLLARGWLRQGNPVVALELLKSAIDSAEAELDQDLRAQILKETGRAMMMQSDWEVSESYYLEAQWLFLNIHNYRGAAECARNRANMHFQQGNYGDAEQLCEKALEFTSTLNDHELRATILNTLAAIKSATGDLREAIKAFKLCLADFRASNNVMRQGYVLLNIGLTQNDLGEHDASIESLNESLAIALSEQDLNLVEICYQNIAKCYMEQKEIGMAKSVIDTARRILPGLNSAALETELNLVDCKIMRMMGDTESAVKLLRKTYKMTVINKLAALRADVLFEQGVVSRKLGKIDVAVAKFDAAAHQYKEVGIDKGFKEAIQVLEQLGRSTRS
- a CDS encoding sigma-54 dependent transcriptional regulator — encoded protein: MTMRTVVYGDILENSKAIQNLKSDTPGLSESIIWRDEPLPFSSDGIRSVVFVDLDSPFFSSDDFLLSIAASNDDITIVGKMAAPDIDQTIRFSRLGVAEILTPDQCLKRLTAQIEETREKDIDETVPILANKYGIDALIGKSSKMEEIRKTLIVLSEVDFPSALILGETGTGKSLVAKILHNAGLRSIHNLVEVNCSAIPDELFESELFGHVKGAFTDARKDKKGLFEYAQEGTLFLDEVGNLSASAQAKLLKALEDKKFRRVGALAEETINVRVIAATNLHLKDAISAGKFREDLYYRLNLLTIEIPPLRERPDDIQDLVEHFLEYYSSIYKKPRVGIAASALDKMRFHQWPGNTRELCNVIERAVLLAKGKYIRDNDIGAAFSSDRVNLADRQQITIDVPPQGITLREIEKRVVKHVLDTCEWNKSEAAKFLGISRARLRRILEDAGLNQNRRQNRS
- a CDS encoding aldo/keto reductase, whose product is MPEKNSDYTRRNFLTAAAAGLASAGLAGLSPGVALAQEVEKAGKKEPGIITRQLGKSGPRIPIVSMGAMNSNNPEIIEASFELGIRHFDTAANYQYGRNEQMLGRTIEKMGVRDKVIIGTKVHTPAQRRGLSPKESKQKFIKSVEASLKRLRTDYVDLLYVHDVGDVETIRDGAIQEAVSILKDQKKIRFAGAATHSNMADVINEITAGGFYDVVLTAINFTMADDAALLNSIKNAADKGVSIVAMKTLAGGSRWPNPESRRNYSSTTIARAALKWVMRNESICTCIPGYANYEHMNENFAMASDLEYTDEEKSLLSDNSIILGLGFCRQCRECLASCTSGTDIPTLMRTHMYSAQYSNFHHARMTLDEIPARAGLTNCSSCSECTAKCANTVDIDRRIDELKQMYG
- a CDS encoding PAS domain S-box protein, whose amino-acid sequence is MLIPESHGAKKSTSNSASDLRRRAEAFLDHLPDSPPSLGPEDIRTLVHELSVHQIELDIQNEELRAAQIALVESRDKFSDLYDFAPVGYLALSEKGLIVQANLTITEMLGIDRTGIINRPFSQFVFDCDQDEYYMLFARLHQTETTQSCELQLKRSNEDVLVALVKGRTVRDRENTCNHVNLCISDITETKLAKEISRVNDELEKRVEKRTNELTISNRELDSFAYSVSHDLRAPLRAIDGFSHTLEMEYAPKLDREGKRLLDIIRRNAKCMGKLIDELLAFSRLGRREVNRSRIDMHKLATEAFEQLNQNNRDRKIHCEIDAIPHAFGDETLIREVFLNLLSNAIKFTKPREVAEIRIEGAASGSEIVYSVCDNGVGFDQKYSGKLFKVFERLHDVSDFEGSGIGLALVERIVQRHGGRIWAESRLGEGAKFSFTLQAANK